The following coding sequences are from one Lolium rigidum isolate FL_2022 chromosome 6, APGP_CSIRO_Lrig_0.1, whole genome shotgun sequence window:
- the LOC124661264 gene encoding uncharacterized protein LOC124661264 → MASAAVFPQLQLGPRCHAYSQLQVTEPIHIHIKIGDAFKCPRPAQRLLVSNGRSVRHTFLPVSAARSGRSSSVASEEKTGLLLDSFKTSVVSRNDENINLRIDLPGKVTQNVFDQALASLARDAPPVPGFRRSKGGKTSNIPSSILLAMLGKSRVTKFILQEILSVTVGDFVKKESLTVNPEIATTQSEGDLESSFTPGSSFGFNVILQLEKEGDSDDAIDVEASDSKDAPDVEHSDSEEVTEDEPGST, encoded by the exons ATGGCCTCAGCCGCCGTCTTTCCGCAGCTTCAGCTTGGTCCAAGATGCCACGCCTACTCCCAGCTTCAG GTGACTGAGCCGATTCATATCCACATAAAGATTGGTGATGCTTTCAAGTGTCCCAGGCCCGCCCAACG GTTGCTCGTTTCTAATGGAAGAAGTGTGAGACACACATTCCTGCCCGTGTCGGCGGCTCGATCAG GTCGGAGTTCATCAGTTGCTTCAGAAGAGAAGACGGGCCTGTTGTTGGATAGCTTCAAGACATCTGTTGTCTCCCGCAACGACGAAAATATCAAT TTAAGAATTGACTTGCCTGGTAAGGTAACACAGAATGTGTTCGATCAAGCTCTGGCAAGCTTGGCTCGTGATGCACCCCCGGTTCCAGGTTTCAGAAGGTCCAAAGGAG GGAAAACATCAAAT ATACCAAGCAGCATTCTCCTGGCCATGCTCGGCAAAAGCCGGGTcaccaagttcatccttcaagaaATACTCAGCGTCACCGTCGGAGACTTTGTCAAGAAG GAAAGTCTGACGGTGAACCCTGAAATTGCAACAACCCAATCAGAAGGTGACCTTGAGTCGTCGTTTACGCCAGGTTCATCGTTCGGGTTCAATGTGATCCTGCAGCTTGAGAAGGAAGGTGACTCTGACGACGCCATTGATGTGGAGGCATCCGACTCTAAAGACGCTCCTGATGTGGAGCACTCCGACTCTGAAGAGGTTACGGAAGATGAGCCGGGCTCCACATAG
- the LOC124663514 gene encoding uncharacterized protein LOC124663514 isoform X2, protein MARVEKVACSGEEGLVEVVVGVDGKGAIECRICQEEGEEEAMDSPCACTGTLKFAHRKCIQRWCNKKGNITCEICNQVYSPNYILPPTKCCSDEMSMDLRQSWVGRIDPHESHFLAIAIAEQQLLHAEFDDCVSSNSSGATCCRTIALILMFLLLVRHVIVIVRDVSMLQDATATLQFAGFFLPCYVIARSCYTYQHRRRRQV, encoded by the exons ATGGCGCGCGTGGAGAAGGTTGCCTGCTCCGGCGAAGAGGGGCTGGTGGAGGTTGTGGTCGGCGTGGACGGCAAGGGGGCGATAGAGTGCCGGATATgccaggaggagggggaggaggaagcCATGGACTCCCCCTGCGCCTGCACTGGCACGCTCAAG TTCGCCCACAGGAAATGCATACAGAGATGGTGCAACAAGAAGGGAAACATTACATGCGAAATCTGCAACCAG GTTTACTCTCCCAACTATATCCTCCCTCCAACCAAATGTTGTTCAGATGAAATGAGCATGGATCTAAG GCAAAGCTGGGTTGGAAGAATCGATCCCCACGAATCCCATTTCCTAGCGATTGCCATCGCCGAGCAGCAGCTGTTGCACGCTGAATTTGATGACTGTGTGTCCTCAAACTCGAGCGGTGCCACATGCTGCCGGACTATTGCTTTAATT CTGatgttcctcctgcttgtgcgccATGTAATCGTGATTGTGCGAGATGTTAGCATGCTACAAGACGCAACG GCGACTCTTCAGTTCGCGGGATTCTTTCTTCCATGTTATGTCATAGCACGCTCTTGCTATACTTATCAACACCGGAGGCGAAGACAG GTGTAG
- the LOC124663514 gene encoding uncharacterized protein LOC124663514 isoform X1 yields the protein MARVEKVACSGEEGLVEVVVGVDGKGAIECRICQEEGEEEAMDSPCACTGTLKFAHRKCIQRWCNKKGNITCEICNQVYSPNYILPPTKCCSDEMSMDLRQSWVGRIDPHESHFLAIAIAEQQLLHAEFDDCVSSNSSGATCCRTIALILMFLLLVRHVIVIVRDVSMLQDATVLFSATLQFAGFFLPCYVIARSCYTYQHRRRRQV from the exons ATGGCGCGCGTGGAGAAGGTTGCCTGCTCCGGCGAAGAGGGGCTGGTGGAGGTTGTGGTCGGCGTGGACGGCAAGGGGGCGATAGAGTGCCGGATATgccaggaggagggggaggaggaagcCATGGACTCCCCCTGCGCCTGCACTGGCACGCTCAAG TTCGCCCACAGGAAATGCATACAGAGATGGTGCAACAAGAAGGGAAACATTACATGCGAAATCTGCAACCAG GTTTACTCTCCCAACTATATCCTCCCTCCAACCAAATGTTGTTCAGATGAAATGAGCATGGATCTAAG GCAAAGCTGGGTTGGAAGAATCGATCCCCACGAATCCCATTTCCTAGCGATTGCCATCGCCGAGCAGCAGCTGTTGCACGCTGAATTTGATGACTGTGTGTCCTCAAACTCGAGCGGTGCCACATGCTGCCGGACTATTGCTTTAATT CTGatgttcctcctgcttgtgcgccATGTAATCGTGATTGTGCGAGATGTTAGCATGCTACAAGACGCAACGGTATTGTTCAGC GCGACTCTTCAGTTCGCGGGATTCTTTCTTCCATGTTATGTCATAGCACGCTCTTGCTATACTTATCAACACCGGAGGCGAAGACAG GTGTAG
- the LOC124661827 gene encoding selenoprotein F, giving the protein MARSLSAAAAIAVVLLCLSGLCRGAERLGTRECEELGFTGLALCSDCNALGEFVKDQELVEDCRKCCTEDSDDSISKLVFSGAIIEVCMRKLVFYPEVVGFLEGDKDDFPFVETRSAYGSPPKLIMLDDKGEQKETIRIDNWKREHIRQFLKEKVKPAKSDS; this is encoded by the exons ATGGCTCGATCTCTTTCCgccgcggcggccatcgccgtggTCCTCCTCTGCCTCTCCGGCCTCTGCCGCGGCGCCGAGCGGCTCGGGACGAGGGAGTGCGAGGAGCTGGGGTTCACCGGCCTCGCCCTCTGCTCCGACTGCAACGCGCTCGGCGAGTTCGTCAAGGACCAAG AGCTGGTGGAGGACTGTCGTAAATGTTGCACGGAGGATTCAGATGATTCTATCAGCAAG CTTGTATTCTCTGGTGCAATTATTGAAGTATGCATGAGAAAGCTGGTTTTTTATCCGGAAGTCGTTGGATTCCTCGAAGGGGACAAAGATGACTTCCCTTTTGTAGAAACACGGTCTGCTTATGGCTCTCCACCAAAGCTCATAATGCTTGATGACAAGGGTGAGCAGAAGGAGACTATAAG GATCGACAATTGGAAGCGCGAGCATATTCGCCAATTCCTCAAGGAGAAAGTGAAGCCAGCAAAATCGGACAGCTGA
- the LOC124666887 gene encoding uncharacterized protein LOC124666887, translating to MEAAQSTPWSDLQPELLGLVLRRLPSLADRVRLRAVCRPWRSNSMSQPLPLPFPWLTLPGGTFLSIPANEIHRIPIPDGACVQGSIDNWLFLMHKSSMDNRNVCSLMNPFSKATLELPDLVAVWKRQTSYYSHRKPIFYKLVVPSPLDSSPDSPVAALIMDDGNSHILCISQPPIATSSLRARSNKDTRLYLIDVVFFNRKLYGLDGSGKLYIIDLDNDLGISSIECIIDALGDIISGIPQHLPGMVYMSRKYLVECGGKLLMVVFEADLCSSPNRWRSATELGGHALFVGQRSSKSLPARECSGYHEDCIYFMFDYDCRTSSANPLHDSGVYNIRNGTIAPLMSGTSAASLHRVGQWRPTWFFPPEAV from the exons ATGGAAGCTGCACAGTCTACGCCTTGGTCAGATCTTCAGCCGGAActcctaggccttgttcttagGCGCCTCCCCTCCCTGGCTGATCGTGTTCGTCTGAGAGCAGTCTGTCGCCCATGGCGCTCTAATAGCATGTCGCAGCCTCTTCCTCTCCCATTCCCATGGCTCACCCTCCCCGGTGGTACCTTCCTCAGCATTCCAGCAAATGAAATTCACCGCATACCTATACCAGATGGTGCTTGTGTCCAGGGCTCCATTGACAACTGGCTATTCCTCATGCACAAGAGCTCCATGGACAATCGTAATGTGTGCTCATTGATGAATCCTTTCTCCAAGGCCACGCTGGAGCTTCCTGATCTAGTCGCTGTTTGGAAGCGTCAGACAAGTTACTACTCTCATCGTAAACCAATTTTCTATAAGTTGGTGGTTCCCTCGCCCCTCGACTCATCACCTGATTCCCCTGTTGCTGCACTAATCATGGATGATGGAAATTCACATATACTTTGTATTAGCCAGCCACCAATTGCCACTTCCTCGCTCAGAGCCAGAAGTAATAAGGATACACGACTGTACCTCATTGATGTTGTATTTTTCAACAGAAAATTGTATGGGTTGGATGGGTCTGGCAAGCTTTACATCATTGATCTGGACAATGACCTTGGTATATCATCCATCGAGTGCATAATTGACGCTTTGGGCGATATAATAAGTGGAATACCTCAACACTTGCCCGGAATGGTGTATATGTCGAGAAAGTATCTTGTTGAATGTGGTGGTAAACTGTTGATGGTG GTCTTTGAGGCAGACTTGTGCAGCAGCCCTAATCGATGGAGAAGCGCTACTGAGTTGGGTGGCCATGCACTCTTTGTTGGTCAACGTAGCTCGAAGTCCCTGCCTGCTAGAGAATGCAGTGGGTATCATGAGGATTGCATCTACTTCATGTTTGACTATGACTGCCGGACCTCTTCTGCAAATCCTCTTCACGACTCTGGTGTGTACAACATCAGGAATGGCACAATAGCGCCATTGATGTCAGGGACATCAGCAGCATCGCTGCATCGTGTTGGGCAGTGGCGTCCGACATGGTTCTTCCCTCCTGAAGCTGTTTGA